A DNA window from Doryrhamphus excisus isolate RoL2022-K1 chromosome 2, RoL_Dexc_1.0, whole genome shotgun sequence contains the following coding sequences:
- the LOC131104453 gene encoding uncharacterized protein LOC131104453, protein MTVWSCCLLLVLLCCLHTCLCDDTDPLRGWTGTETNRGLLVDHQVVSALSSRLTTVFLPVVYIVVFVVGLPTNAMAIWVFLFRTKKKHPSSIYMANLALADLFFIIWVPLKIAYHFNGNNWIYGEGLCKVLVAFFYGNMYCSMGFIACISVQRYWAVVHPLVQQRRENCVAYIVCGSIWAVVWLLTIPLYLYDQQVQIANPNILTCHDVTRPGQRKIAAGYFLTMGTVGFMVPAVVCVVSYVLMLRTLCSSMTDPTVGKQRRKAVVLIVTVLLMFLVCFAPSNVMLLVHYVLLLNEAKNNMYGFYITTLCLASLNSCIDPFVYYYISDDFRQHVKNTFLCRSERTVERMRVSFSALKFSKKSNTYTSDSGANTGSTELKMDSAHFWTLLIVLCHIWVADGAGKGRGFVGVIDSQNPDLVVVDRSTAETLQSQLTTVFLPVVYIVVFVVGLPTNAMAIWVFLFRTKKKHPSSIYMANLALADLLFVIWTPLKIAYHFSGNNWIYGEPLCKVLVGFFYGNMYCSIIFIACLSVQRYWVVAHPLSQQRKNNKVAIGVCVGVWVFIWLSTTPLYLYQHTAQLREPAITTCHDVNIIEDPLDPFPSVQLPFFYFICMGLVVFLVPCVVIVVAYVLLLRALGRNMDDSTAAKNRRRAVVLIVIVLLTFLLCFVPSNIMLVVHYSLLKDGVENNGYGFYVTTLCLASLNSVLDPFIYYFVSEDFRNHVKNTLLCRSSRTVERMRVSFSSMKYSRKSKSYVSDSGNTQSSSC, encoded by the exons ATGACTGTTTGGAGTTGTTGTCTGCTTCTCGTTCTTCTTTGTTGTCTACACACATGCTTGTGCGACGACACAG ATCCTCTGCGAGGCTGGACAGGCACTGAGACCAACAGGGGTCTTTTGGTGGACCACCAGGTTGTGTCTGCTCTGAGCAGCAGGCTGACCACCGTCTTCCTGCCGGTGGTCTACATCGTGGTGTTCGTGGTGGGCCTTCCCACCAACGCCATGGCCATCTGGGTGTTCCTTTTCCGCACCAAGAAGAAGCACCCGTCGTCCATCTACATGGCCAACCTGGCGCTGGCTGACCTGTTCTTCATTATCTGGGTCCCACTGAAGATAGCATACCACTTCAATGGCAACAACTGGATCTATGGCGAGGGCCTGTGCAAGGTTCTGGTGGCCTTCTTCTATGGGAACATGTACTGCTCCATGGGCTTCATCGCCTGCATCAGCGTGCAGCGCTACTGGGCGGTGGTCCACCCACTGGTCCAGCAGAGGCGGGAGAACTGCGTGGCCTACATCGTTTGTGGGAGCATCTGGGCGGTTGTGTGGCTACTCACTATCCCGCTTTACCTGTACGACCAGCAGGTCCAAATCGCCAACCCCAACATCCTCACCTGCCACGACGTCACCCGCCCGGGCCAGAGGAAGATAGCGGCAGGCTACTTCCTGACCATGGGCACCGTGGGCTTTATGGTACCGGCTGTGGTGTGCGTGGTCTCCTACGTGCTCATGCTGCGGACCCTCTGCAGCAGCATGACAGACCCGACCGTCGGCAAGCAGCGTCGCAAGGCGGTGGTGCTGATTGTCACCGTTCTGCTGATGTTCCTGGTGTGCTTTGCACCCAGCAACGTCATGCTGCTGGTGCACTACGTGCTGCTGCTGAATGAGGCCAAGAACAACATGTACGGCTTCTACATCACTACACTGTGCCTGGCCAGCCTCAACAGCTGCATTGACCCTTTCGTTTACTACTACATCTCTGACGACTTCCGACAGCACGTCAAGAACACCTTCCTGTGTCGCAGCGAGCGCACCGTGGAGCGCATGAGGGTGTCCTTCAGCGCCCTCAAGTTCTCCAAGAAGAGCAACACCTACACGTCCGATTCTGGGGCCAACACGGGGAGCACAGagt TAAAAATGGACTCTGCTCACTTTTGGACACTTTTGATCGTTTTGTGTCACATTTGGGTCGCGGATGGTGCAG GAAAAGGACGTGGTTTCGTCGGGGTCATAGATTCCCAAAACCCAGACCTGGTGGTCGTGGACCGATCCACGGCGGAGACACTGCAAAGCCAGCTGACGACCGTCTTCCTGCCGGTGGTCTACATCGTGGTGTTCGTGGTGGGCCTGCCCACCAATGCCATGGCCATCTGGGTGTTTCTGTTCCGCACCAAGAAGAAGCACCCGTCGTCCATCTACATGGCCAACTTGGCGCTGGCCGACCTGCTCTTCGTCATCTGGACGCCGCTGAAGATCGCCTACCACTTCAGCGGTAACAATTGGATCTACGGTGAGCCGCTGTGCAAGGTTCTGGTGGGCTTCTTCTACGGAAACATGTACTGCTCCATCATCTTCATCGCCTGCCTCAGCGTGCAGCGCTACTGGGTGGTGGCCCACCCGCTGTCCCAGCAGAGGAAGAACAACAAGGTGGCCATTGGCGTCTGTGTGGGCGTCTGGGTCTTCATCTGGCTCAGCACCACGCCGCTCTACCTCTACCAGCACACGGCCCAACTACGAGAGCCCGCCATCACCACCTGCCACGACGTCAACATCATCGAGGACCCGCTGGACCCCTTCCCATCCGTGCAGCTGCCTTTCTTCTACTTCATCTGCATGGGCCTGGTGGTGTTCCTGGTGCCGTGCGTGGTCATTGTGGTGGCCTACGTCCTGCTCCTGAGAGCCCTGGGCCGGAACATGGACGACAGCACAGCGGCTAAGAACCGCAGACGGGCGGTGGTTCTGATCGTCATCGTGCTGCTCACCTTCCTGCTGTGCTTCGTCCCGAGCAATATCATGCTGGTGGTGCATTACTCGCTGCTGAAGGACGGCGTGGAGAACAACGGCTACGGCTTCTACGTGACCACGCTGTGCCTCGCCAGCCTCAACAGCGTGCTGGACCCGTTCATCTACTACTTTGTGTCTGAGGACTTCCGCAACCACGTGAAGAACACGCTACTGTGCAGGAGCAGCCGGACTGTGGAGCGCATGAGGGTCTCCTTCAGCTCCATGAAGTACTCCCGGAAGAGCAAGTCCTATGTGTCTGATTCGGGGAACACACAGAGCAGCTCTTGCTAG